AGCGTAGCGTTGGCGCAGCCAGCCGACCAGCCCGCGCGGGATGAAGAGCACGATGAGCAGCAGCAGCACGCCGGAAATGGCAAGTTGCAGGTTTTTGAAGAGCGGGCTAACCAGCAGGTAGTCGCGCAGGGTTTCGTAACCTCCGGCGCCGACGATGGGCCCCAGCACCGTGCCTTGACCGCCGAGCATGATCATCACGATCATTTCAATGGATGTGCGTAGCGGGAAGGCCAGCCCCGGCTCGATGGTGCCGTTTTTGAAGAAGTACAGCGCGCCCACCATCCCCGGAATGATGGCCGAGAGCACGAAAGCCCAGTTTTTGGCCGCGGGGGTGATTACGCCCATGACTTCGGCGGCGTCTTCGTCTTCCCGAATGGCAAGCAGCCCCAACCCAAATTTGGAGGTGCGTACCCAGTAACTGACCACCGTGACCAGCAGCGTCAGGCCGATCATGATGTAGAAGACCAGTTCCAGTGCGTGCATGGCGCCGCCGTAGGCTTTGTAGACGGAAAAGTTGAGCGTCATGCCGGTGGGGCCGCCAAAAGGCTGGAAGTTGTTGATGAAGGCGCTGACGGCTTCGTTGATGCCGATGGTTGCCAGCGCGAAGTAGGCCCCACGCAGCCGCAGAATGCCGACGCCCAGCAGGTAAGCCAGCAACCCGGCGGCGATGCCGCCCGCCAGCAGAGCCAGCCAGAGACTCCAGCCCAGCACGTTGATGGTGTAAAAGCCTATATAGCCGCCGAAGCCGAAGAACACGACATGGCCGAAACTGACATACCCGGTATAGCCCAAGAGGATGTTCAGACTGGAAGCCAGCGCAATCGCGCTCAACACGG
The Chloroflexota bacterium genome window above contains:
- a CDS encoding branched-chain amino acid ABC transporter permease, whose amino-acid sequence is MSEKLREHASLWLSLAVVLAIGLWPIITGDALNRETAFTVLSAIALASSLNILLGYTGYVSFGHVVFFGFGGYIGFYTINVLGWSLWLALLAGGIAAGLLAYLLGVGILRLRGAYFALATIGINEAVSAFINNFQPFGGPTGMTLNFSVYKAYGGAMHALELVFYIMIGLTLLVTVVSYWVRTSKFGLGLLAIREDEDAAEVMGVITPAAKNWAFVLSAIIPGMVGALYFFKNGTIEPGLAFPLRTSIEMIVMIMLGGQGTVLGPIVGAGGYETLRDYLLVSPLFKNLQLAISGVLLLLIVLFIPRGLVGWLRQRYAKVRRWLI